A single region of the Erythrobacter sp. genome encodes:
- a CDS encoding NAD(P)H-binding protein — protein sequence MKQGDARKVLLAGASGTIGRAAARALIGAGHEVTCVLRDSASGREAAEALRDNGCAVRFAALSDAAALDAVFAEAAPQAVMSCIASRSGSPRDARAVDHDANLALLEAAERSGSAEHFILLSAICVQRPRLAFQHEKLRFEARLVESPLAHTIVRPTAFFKSLSGQVKRVRAGKPFLIFGDGELTRCKPISDDDLGRFLALCVTDPDKRGQILPIGGPGPAISLKEQGAMLCELAGREPAFKSVPPGMFTLALRVLSLGAPFSEWFAEKAEYARIAHYYATESMLVLDPASGTYSAEATPEFGTETLREHYARLLGAPL from the coding sequence GTGAAACAGGGGGATGCACGCAAGGTGCTGCTGGCCGGGGCGAGCGGCACGATCGGCCGCGCGGCGGCGCGCGCGCTCATCGGGGCCGGGCACGAGGTTACCTGCGTGCTGCGCGACAGCGCCTCGGGCCGCGAGGCCGCCGAGGCGCTTCGCGACAATGGCTGCGCGGTCCGTTTCGCCGCGCTTTCCGACGCCGCCGCGCTCGATGCCGTTTTCGCCGAGGCGGCCCCGCAGGCGGTCATGTCGTGCATCGCCTCGCGCTCGGGCTCGCCAAGGGACGCGCGGGCGGTCGATCACGACGCCAACCTCGCCCTCCTCGAAGCCGCCGAGCGATCGGGCAGCGCCGAGCATTTCATCCTGCTGTCCGCGATCTGCGTCCAGCGCCCGCGCCTTGCCTTCCAGCACGAAAAGCTGCGCTTCGAGGCGCGGCTTGTCGAAAGCCCGCTGGCGCACACCATCGTGCGCCCGACCGCCTTCTTCAAGTCGCTGTCGGGGCAGGTGAAGCGGGTGCGCGCGGGCAAGCCCTTCCTCATCTTCGGCGACGGCGAACTGACCCGCTGCAAGCCGATTTCCGACGACGATCTCGGCCGCTTTCTCGCGCTCTGCGTCACCGATCCCGACAAGCGCGGGCAGATCCTCCCCATAGGCGGCCCCGGCCCGGCGATCAGCCTGAAGGAACAGGGCGCGATGCTGTGCGAGCTGGCCGGGCGCGAGCCCGCGTTCAAGTCGGTCCCGCCGGGGATGTTCACGCTCGCCTTGCGCGTGCTTTCGCTGGGCGCGCCCTTTTCCGAATGGTTCGCCGAGAAGGCGGAATACGCCCGGATCGCGCATTACTACGCGACCGAAAGTATGCTGGTGCTCGATCCCGCCAGCGGAACCTACAGCGCCGAGGCAACGCCCGAATTCGGGACGGAGACGCTGCGCGAGCATTACGCCCGGCTGCTCGGCGCACCCCTCTGA
- a CDS encoding metalloregulator ArsR/SmtB family transcription factor, whose translation MQMDALFKALADPTRLRIARLLSEMELAVGELAQVLGQSQPRVSRHVGILCDAGLAERRREGSWVFLRSASGPGVDAPVIEALENLLAVAEGEDKGFAAQCEADRRKLAAIRSAREEIAHSYFARHASEWDELRALHSPDEKVEEALLEALAGQALGTLLDIGTGTGRIAEVFGDHAERIVALDKNLEMLRVARAKLQHLPAARVDLVQGDFADLPFEEASFDTVVLHQVLHFAPDPALPLAEAGRVTRGGGRIAIVDFASHDREELRTRHQHARLGFTDAQVASLLKAAGFATAEPVALEGGELVVKIWLGTRRGAAGKGEKRKAPAAATAGEAVTESS comes from the coding sequence ATGCAGATGGACGCCCTCTTCAAGGCTCTTGCCGATCCCACGCGCCTGCGCATCGCCCGGCTGCTGTCCGAAATGGAGCTGGCCGTGGGCGAGCTGGCGCAGGTCCTGGGGCAGAGCCAGCCGCGCGTCTCGCGTCATGTCGGCATCCTGTGCGATGCCGGGCTTGCCGAACGCCGCCGCGAGGGCAGCTGGGTTTTCCTCAGGAGCGCGAGCGGCCCGGGTGTCGATGCGCCGGTGATCGAGGCGCTCGAGAACCTGCTCGCCGTGGCCGAGGGCGAGGACAAGGGCTTCGCCGCCCAGTGCGAGGCCGACCGGCGCAAGCTCGCCGCGATCCGCTCCGCGCGTGAGGAGATCGCCCATTCCTATTTCGCCCGCCACGCGAGCGAATGGGACGAACTGCGCGCGCTCCACAGCCCCGACGAAAAGGTCGAGGAAGCCCTGCTCGAAGCGCTCGCCGGGCAGGCGCTCGGCACGCTGCTCGACATCGGCACGGGGACGGGGCGCATCGCGGAGGTCTTCGGCGACCATGCCGAGCGGATCGTCGCGCTCGACAAGAACCTCGAAATGCTGCGGGTCGCGCGGGCCAAGCTGCAGCACCTTCCCGCCGCCCGCGTCGACCTTGTCCAGGGCGATTTCGCCGACCTGCCGTTCGAAGAGGCGAGTTTCGACACCGTGGTGCTGCACCAGGTGCTCCATTTCGCGCCCGACCCCGCGCTCCCGCTGGCCGAGGCGGGCCGCGTGACCCGCGGCGGCGGGCGGATCGCGATCGTCGATTTCGCCAGCCACGACCGCGAGGAACTGCGCACCCGCCACCAGCACGCGCGCCTCGGCTTCACCGACGCGCAGGTGGCGAGCCTGCTGAAAGCGGCGGGCTTCGCCACGGCGGAGCCGGTCGCGCTCGAAGGCGGTGAGCTCGTCGTCAAGATCTGGCTCGGCACGCGCCGCGGCGCTGCGGGCAAGGGCGAAAAGCGCAAAGCCCCCGCCGCCGCGACGGCCGGCGAAGCCGTCACCGAATCCTCCTGA
- the metF gene encoding methylenetetrahydrofolate reductase [NAD(P)H]: MTPTLDQLHEHRTAVETPLFSGLPGDIDVSFEFFPPKTEKMEAQLWDAVQQLKVLGPQFVSVTYGAGGSTRERTHATVSRIIKEAHLPAAAHLTCVGASKAEIREVAEQYWEAGVRHIVALRGDAGEPGAPFTPHPEGYAGAAELVKGLKEIADFDISVAAYPETHPDADCPQSCIDHLKRKLDAGASRAITQFFFSAETFFRYRDALAASGIDKLVIPGILPVTNVAQARKFAGACGAIIPDWMDGLFEGLDEKPAARQLVAATVAAELCRRLYAGGVRNFHFYTLNRPDLAYAICHMLGKRPVAEAAAVKQGEAA; this comes from the coding sequence ATGACCCCGACCCTCGACCAGCTTCACGAACACCGCACCGCGGTCGAAACGCCGCTGTTCTCCGGCCTGCCCGGCGACATCGACGTGAGCTTCGAATTCTTCCCGCCCAAGACGGAGAAGATGGAAGCGCAATTGTGGGACGCGGTGCAGCAGCTGAAAGTGCTGGGGCCGCAGTTCGTTTCGGTCACCTACGGCGCGGGCGGATCGACGCGTGAGCGCACCCATGCGACCGTCTCGCGGATCATCAAGGAGGCGCACCTTCCCGCCGCGGCCCACCTCACCTGCGTCGGCGCGTCCAAGGCGGAAATCCGCGAAGTCGCCGAGCAGTACTGGGAAGCGGGCGTGCGCCACATCGTCGCCCTGCGCGGCGACGCGGGCGAGCCGGGCGCGCCCTTCACCCCGCATCCCGAAGGCTATGCCGGGGCGGCTGAACTGGTGAAGGGATTGAAGGAAATCGCAGATTTCGACATCTCGGTCGCCGCCTATCCCGAAACCCACCCGGACGCCGATTGCCCGCAGTCCTGCATCGACCATTTGAAGCGCAAACTGGACGCGGGCGCGAGCCGGGCAATCACGCAGTTCTTCTTTTCCGCCGAAACCTTTTTCCGTTACCGCGATGCGCTCGCCGCGAGCGGGATCGACAAGCTGGTGATCCCCGGCATCCTGCCCGTCACCAATGTCGCGCAGGCGCGCAAGTTCGCGGGCGCCTGCGGGGCGATCATCCCCGACTGGATGGACGGCCTGTTCGAAGGGCTCGACGAAAAGCCCGCCGCGCGCCAGCTCGTCGCCGCGACCGTCGCCGCCGAACTCTGCCGCCGCCTCTATGCGGGCGGGGTGCGCAATTTCCACTTCTACACGCTGAACCGCCCCGACCTCGCCTATGCGATCTGTCATATGCTCGGCAAACGCCCGGTCGCCGAGGCGGCTGCCGTCAAGCAGGGAGAAGCCGCATGA
- a CDS encoding homocysteine S-methyltransferase family protein, which produces MSLQPSKARQSFLAEAAKRVLISDGAFGTQIQNRKLSEEDYAGDLGLDADQKGNNDILALTRPDVIADITRNYLDAGSDVVSTNTFSANRISQADYKAESKVHDINVASGKIARELCDEYEAKDGRPRFVAGAIGPTNKTLSLSPDVEDPGFREIDFDELVDVYHEQAAGLVEGGCDFILIETVFDTLNAKAGVMAVKKLERELGREVPVMISMTLTDLSGRNLSGHTVDAFWYAVRHAKPVTIGLNCSFGAEQLRPHVKSLSGLADTLLMVYPNAGLPNELGEYDEAPETTAGFVADWAKNGQVNVLGGCCGSTPEHIAAIAKAVEGVSPRSIPTPEVAMRLAGLESFVVAA; this is translated from the coding sequence ATGAGCCTCCAGCCAAGCAAGGCCCGCCAGTCCTTCCTCGCCGAAGCCGCCAAGCGCGTGCTGATTTCCGACGGGGCTTTCGGGACGCAGATCCAGAACCGCAAGCTGTCCGAAGAAGACTACGCGGGCGATCTCGGCCTCGACGCCGACCAGAAGGGCAATAACGACATCCTCGCGCTCACCCGACCCGACGTGATCGCTGACATCACGCGGAACTATCTCGACGCGGGATCGGACGTGGTTTCGACCAACACCTTTTCCGCGAACCGCATCAGCCAGGCCGACTACAAGGCCGAAAGCAAGGTGCACGACATCAACGTCGCTTCCGGAAAGATCGCGCGCGAGCTTTGCGACGAATACGAAGCGAAAGATGGCCGCCCGCGCTTCGTCGCAGGCGCGATCGGGCCGACCAACAAGACGCTTTCGCTGAGCCCCGATGTCGAAGACCCCGGTTTCCGCGAGATCGATTTCGACGAACTCGTCGACGTCTATCACGAACAGGCCGCCGGGCTCGTCGAAGGCGGGTGCGACTTCATCCTGATCGAGACCGTGTTCGACACGCTCAATGCCAAGGCCGGCGTGATGGCGGTCAAGAAGCTCGAACGCGAACTGGGCCGCGAGGTCCCGGTGATGATCTCGATGACGCTCACCGACCTGTCGGGCCGGAATCTTTCGGGCCACACGGTCGATGCCTTCTGGTATGCCGTGCGCCACGCCAAGCCGGTGACGATCGGCCTCAACTGCTCCTTCGGCGCGGAACAGCTGCGCCCGCACGTGAAGAGCCTGTCGGGCCTCGCGGACACCCTGTTGATGGTCTACCCCAATGCGGGCCTGCCCAACGAGCTGGGCGAATACGACGAGGCGCCGGAAACCACCGCGGGCTTCGTCGCCGACTGGGCGAAGAACGGGCAGGTCAACGTGCTCGGCGGATGCTGCGGCTCGACCCCCGAACACATCGCCGCGATCGCCAAGGCGGTCGAAGGCGTCTCCCCCCGCTCCATTCCCACTCCAGAGGTCGCCATGCGATTGGCCGGCCTTGAATCCTTCGTGGTTGCTGCCTGA
- the metH gene encoding methionine synthase — MNEQSSISRFINIGERTNVTGSARFKKLIMGGDYTAAVEVARQQVENGAQVIDVNMDEGLLDAVEAMTTFLKLIAAEPDIARVPVMIDSSKFEVIEAGLKCVSGKPIVNSISMKEGEDAFLEHARICMAYGAAVVVMAFDEVGQADTKARKVEICKRAYDLLVAEGFPPEDIIFDPNIFAVATGIEEHDRYGLDFIEAVREIKELCPHAKTSGGLSNLSFSFRGNETVRRAMHSVFLYHAIPAGLDMAIVNAGQLDVYDTIDPELREACEDVILNREVEGEETATERLINLAESYKGKSKEDDKQAAEWRGWAVEKRLEHALVKGIDAHIVEDTEEMRAATEEKGGRPIEVIEGPLMDGMNVVGDLFGSGKMFLPQVVKSARVMKKAVAHLIPYIEAEKDLLPEAERKAKGKVIMATVKGDVHDIGKNIVGVVLQCNGYDVIDLGVMVPWSDILKAANDNKADMIGLSGLITPSLDEMVTVAEEMQRAGMTMPLLIGGATTSKVHTALKIDPAYEGPVIHVLDASRAVGVASRLLSDTQRDAFVEDTAADYEKVRDARANKGQSELMSLEDARANQFTAPQPEKPVAPQKPGLHVYDDWDLAELAEYIDWTPFFRAWELHGNYPAILDDEVVGETARSLKADADAMLEKIISEKWLTARGVAGLWPCVREGDDVTVHDPSRANGSSGEVRLPFLRQQVRKSRERPNMCLADFVSPEGDWIGGFAVGIHGIDPHIERFQKDKDDYSDILLKALADRFAEAFAERLHQHVRTDLWGYAPDEQFTNEALIKEQYRGIRPAPGYPACPDHSLKPILFDLLKAQENVGLELTESFAMYPTAAVSGFYFAHPESQYFGVARIGRDQLEDYAARRGVDVATAERWLRPNLD, encoded by the coding sequence ATGAACGAACAAAGCTCGATTTCGCGCTTCATCAACATCGGTGAGCGCACCAATGTCACGGGCTCCGCCCGGTTCAAGAAGCTCATCATGGGCGGCGATTACACCGCCGCCGTCGAGGTCGCGCGCCAGCAGGTCGAAAACGGCGCGCAGGTGATCGACGTCAACATGGACGAAGGGCTGCTCGATGCCGTCGAGGCGATGACGACCTTCCTCAAGCTGATCGCCGCCGAACCCGACATCGCGCGCGTGCCGGTGATGATCGACAGCTCCAAATTCGAGGTGATCGAGGCGGGTCTGAAATGCGTCTCGGGCAAGCCGATCGTCAATTCGATCAGCATGAAGGAGGGCGAGGACGCCTTCCTCGAACACGCGCGCATCTGCATGGCCTATGGCGCTGCGGTCGTCGTGATGGCCTTCGACGAGGTCGGGCAGGCCGACACCAAGGCGCGCAAGGTCGAGATCTGCAAGCGCGCCTACGACCTGCTGGTGGCCGAGGGCTTTCCGCCTGAAGACATCATCTTCGACCCCAACATCTTCGCGGTCGCAACCGGCATCGAGGAGCATGACCGCTACGGATTGGACTTCATCGAGGCGGTGCGCGAGATCAAGGAGCTTTGCCCCCACGCGAAGACCAGCGGCGGGCTTTCCAATCTCTCCTTCTCCTTCCGCGGGAATGAGACCGTGCGCCGGGCGATGCACTCGGTCTTTCTCTACCACGCGATCCCCGCCGGGCTCGACATGGCGATCGTCAATGCGGGGCAATTGGACGTCTACGACACGATCGACCCCGAATTGCGCGAGGCGTGCGAGGACGTGATCCTCAACCGCGAGGTGGAAGGCGAGGAGACCGCCACGGAGCGCCTCATCAACCTCGCCGAAAGCTACAAGGGCAAGTCCAAGGAAGACGACAAGCAGGCCGCCGAATGGCGCGGCTGGGCGGTCGAAAAACGGCTCGAACACGCGCTGGTCAAGGGAATCGACGCGCATATCGTCGAAGACACCGAGGAAATGCGCGCCGCTACGGAAGAAAAGGGCGGGCGCCCGATCGAGGTGATCGAAGGCCCGCTGATGGACGGCATGAACGTCGTCGGCGACCTGTTCGGATCGGGCAAGATGTTCCTGCCGCAGGTGGTGAAATCCGCGCGCGTCATGAAGAAGGCGGTCGCCCACCTCATCCCCTATATCGAGGCCGAGAAAGACCTCCTTCCCGAAGCCGAGCGCAAGGCAAAGGGCAAGGTCATCATGGCCACGGTCAAGGGCGACGTGCACGACATCGGCAAGAACATCGTCGGCGTCGTCCTGCAGTGCAACGGCTATGACGTGATCGACCTTGGCGTCATGGTGCCGTGGTCGGACATCCTGAAGGCCGCGAACGACAACAAGGCCGACATGATCGGCCTGTCGGGCCTCATCACGCCCTCGCTCGATGAAATGGTGACCGTGGCCGAGGAAATGCAGCGCGCCGGCATGACCATGCCGCTGCTGATCGGCGGGGCGACCACGTCCAAGGTCCACACCGCATTGAAGATCGATCCGGCATACGAAGGCCCCGTCATCCACGTGCTCGACGCGAGCCGCGCGGTCGGGGTCGCCTCGCGGCTCCTGTCCGACACGCAGCGCGATGCCTTCGTCGAGGACACGGCGGCGGACTACGAAAAGGTCCGCGATGCCCGCGCGAACAAGGGCCAGAGCGAGCTGATGAGCCTCGAGGACGCGCGCGCCAACCAGTTCACCGCGCCGCAGCCCGAAAAGCCCGTCGCCCCGCAGAAGCCGGGCCTGCACGTCTACGACGACTGGGATTTGGCGGAGCTCGCCGAGTATATCGACTGGACGCCCTTCTTCCGCGCGTGGGAACTGCACGGCAATTATCCCGCCATCCTCGACGACGAGGTGGTGGGCGAGACCGCGCGCAGCCTCAAGGCCGATGCCGACGCCATGCTCGAGAAGATCATCTCCGAGAAATGGCTCACCGCGCGCGGCGTCGCGGGCCTGTGGCCCTGCGTGCGCGAAGGCGACGATGTGACGGTGCACGATCCCTCGCGCGCCAACGGGTCGAGCGGCGAGGTGCGCCTCCCGTTCCTGCGCCAGCAGGTCAGGAAGAGCCGCGAGCGGCCCAATATGTGCCTCGCTGATTTCGTCTCTCCCGAAGGCGACTGGATCGGCGGTTTCGCGGTCGGCATCCACGGCATCGACCCGCACATCGAACGCTTCCAGAAGGACAAGGACGACTACTCGGACATCCTCTTGAAGGCGCTCGCCGACCGTTTCGCCGAGGCTTTCGCCGAAAGGCTCCACCAGCACGTGCGCACGGACCTGTGGGGCTATGCCCCGGACGAGCAGTTCACCAACGAGGCGCTCATCAAGGAGCAGTATCGCGGCATCCGCCCGGCGCCCGGCTATCCGGCGTGCCCGGACCATTCATTGAAGCCGATCCTGTTCGACCTGCTCAAGGCGCAGGAGAACGTCGGGCTGGAGCTCACCGAAAGCTTCGCCATGTATCCGACCGCGGCGGTTTCGGGCTTCTACTTCGCCCACCCGGAAAGCCAGTATTTCGGCGTGGCGCGAATCGGGCGCGACCAGCTGGAGGATTACGCCGCCCGGCGCGGGGTCGATGTGGCCACCGCCGAACGCTGGCTGCGCCCCAATCTCGACTGA
- the gcvT gene encoding glycine cleavage system aminomethyltransferase GcvT gives MSDDDTLEEAELGTLPLDAWHRAKGARMVPFAGYEMPIQYEGGGIVAEHNWTRESASLFDVSHMGQLSVSGENAAAELEKLVPGAVTSLGEGRMRYSLLLTEAGGVIDDLMITNAGPHIALVVNGATKWDDIAHLREHLPDEITLTHYEDQALLALQGPKAAEVLDALVPGTGGLTFMRAAAFDWNGVPLWVSRAGYTGEDGFEISVHADTAEALADALTADERVKPAGLGARDSLRLEAGLPLYGHDLTTEIDPVSAGLGFALSKKRREAGGWMGHQACAVKLKDGCASTRVGLALEGRLPAREGAPVYAGEELVGKVTSGGFSPTLSRPIAMAYVGADYAAEGTALEIEVRNKRLPATVTPMPFVPHRYYRGS, from the coding sequence TTGAGCGACGACGACACTCTTGAAGAAGCCGAACTGGGCACGCTGCCGCTCGACGCGTGGCACCGCGCGAAGGGCGCGCGCATGGTCCCCTTCGCGGGCTATGAAATGCCGATCCAGTATGAAGGCGGCGGGATCGTCGCCGAACACAACTGGACGCGGGAAAGCGCGAGCCTGTTCGACGTTTCCCACATGGGCCAGCTTTCGGTCTCGGGCGAGAACGCCGCCGCCGAGCTCGAAAAGCTCGTCCCCGGCGCGGTCACTTCGCTGGGCGAGGGGCGGATGCGCTATTCGCTGCTGCTGACCGAGGCGGGCGGGGTGATCGACGACCTGATGATCACCAATGCGGGCCCGCACATCGCTCTCGTCGTCAACGGCGCGACCAAGTGGGACGACATCGCCCACCTGCGCGAACACCTGCCCGACGAAATCACGCTCACCCATTACGAGGACCAGGCGCTGCTCGCGCTGCAGGGGCCGAAGGCGGCCGAAGTGCTCGATGCGCTGGTCCCCGGCACGGGCGGGCTCACCTTCATGCGCGCCGCCGCCTTCGACTGGAACGGGGTGCCCCTGTGGGTCAGCCGCGCGGGCTATACCGGCGAGGACGGGTTCGAGATCTCGGTCCATGCCGACACGGCCGAGGCGCTGGCCGACGCGCTCACCGCGGACGAGCGGGTGAAGCCCGCCGGCCTCGGCGCGCGCGATTCGCTCAGGCTCGAAGCGGGCCTGCCGCTTTACGGCCACGACCTCACCACCGAAATCGACCCTGTCAGCGCGGGGCTCGGCTTCGCCCTGTCGAAAAAGCGCCGCGAGGCGGGCGGGTGGATGGGCCACCAGGCCTGCGCGGTGAAGCTCAAGGACGGCTGCGCCAGCACCCGCGTCGGCCTCGCGCTCGAAGGGCGCCTGCCCGCGCGCGAGGGCGCCCCGGTCTATGCGGGCGAGGAACTGGTCGGGAAAGTCACCTCCGGCGGCTTCTCGCCCACGCTCTCCCGCCCCATCGCCATGGCCTATGTCGGCGCGGATTACGCCGCCGAGGGAACGGCGCTCGAAATCGAGGTCAGGAACAAGCGCCTGCCCGCAACCGTCACCCCCATGCCTTTCGTCCCGCATCGCTATTACCGAGGGAGCTGA
- the gcvH gene encoding glycine cleavage system protein GcvH has translation MPRYFTDEHEWIDVEGDSATVGITEYAQDQLGDIVFVELPTVGDTVEKGKEAAVVESVKAASDVYAPISGEVTEINSTLEDEPGLVNSSPEEDGWFFRVNVSDEGEFEGLMDEDAYKEFLANL, from the coding sequence ATGCCGCGTTACTTCACCGATGAACACGAATGGATCGATGTCGAGGGCGACAGCGCCACCGTCGGCATCACCGAATATGCCCAGGACCAGCTGGGCGACATCGTCTTCGTGGAACTGCCCACGGTCGGCGACACGGTCGAAAAGGGCAAGGAAGCCGCCGTGGTCGAATCCGTCAAGGCGGCGAGCGACGTCTACGCGCCGATCTCGGGCGAAGTGACCGAGATCAATTCCACGCTCGAGGACGAACCGGGCCTCGTCAATTCCTCTCCGGAAGAGGACGGCTGGTTCTTCCGCGTCAACGTCTCCGACGAAGGCGAGTTCGAAGGGCTGATGGACGAGGACGCCTACAAGGAATTTCTCGCCAACCTTTGA
- the gcvPA gene encoding aminomethyl-transferring glycine dehydrogenase subunit GcvPA encodes MRYLPLTDTDRSEMLAKIGAKSIDDLFVDVPAVAQLDGPIHDLPMHASEMAVERHMKARAAKNLAAGDAPFFLGAGAYRHHVPATVDTVIQRGEFLTAYTPYQPEIAQGTLQMLFEFQTQVARLYGCAVANASLYDGSTACWEAVAMATRVTKRKRAVLSGSLHPHYAQVVKTMAQFTGDEIADAQPAITPEVDLDGLIARIDEDTACVVVQYPDILGRVCDLSKVAEAAHEKGALLVAVNTEPVALGALKSPGEMGADIVVGEGQSIGVGLQFGGPYLGLFAVRDPKHVRQMPGRLCGETVDAAGRRGFVLTLSTREQHIRREKATSNICTNSGLCALAFNVHMTLLGEKGLRELAAENHRLACLAADRLAKVPGVEVLNNSFFNEFTLMLGGKPAREIVRDLADRGVLGGVSLGRLYPGVEALEHALLVAVTEMTTEEDIETLASELETLVKETD; translated from the coding sequence ATGCGTTACCTTCCTCTCACCGACACCGACCGCAGCGAAATGCTGGCCAAGATCGGCGCGAAATCGATCGACGACCTGTTCGTCGACGTGCCCGCGGTCGCCCAGCTCGACGGGCCGATCCACGACCTGCCGATGCACGCCAGCGAGATGGCGGTCGAACGCCACATGAAGGCCCGCGCGGCGAAGAATCTCGCGGCGGGCGATGCGCCCTTCTTCCTCGGCGCAGGCGCCTATCGCCACCACGTGCCCGCGACGGTGGACACGGTGATCCAGCGCGGCGAGTTCCTGACCGCCTACACGCCCTACCAGCCGGAAATCGCGCAGGGCACGCTGCAGATGCTGTTCGAGTTCCAGACGCAGGTCGCGCGGCTTTACGGCTGCGCGGTGGCGAACGCCTCGCTCTACGACGGGTCGACCGCGTGCTGGGAAGCGGTGGCGATGGCGACCCGCGTGACGAAGAGGAAGCGCGCGGTGCTGTCGGGCTCGCTCCACCCGCATTACGCGCAGGTGGTCAAGACCATGGCCCAGTTCACCGGCGACGAGATCGCGGACGCGCAGCCCGCGATCACTCCGGAAGTCGATCTCGACGGCCTGATCGCGCGGATCGACGAGGACACGGCCTGCGTCGTGGTGCAATATCCCGACATCCTCGGGCGCGTGTGCGACCTCTCGAAAGTGGCCGAGGCGGCGCATGAAAAGGGCGCTCTGCTGGTCGCGGTCAACACCGAGCCGGTGGCGCTGGGCGCGCTCAAGTCGCCCGGCGAGATGGGCGCGGACATCGTCGTGGGCGAGGGCCAGTCGATCGGCGTCGGCCTGCAGTTCGGTGGGCCTTACCTCGGCCTCTTTGCCGTGCGCGATCCCAAGCACGTGCGCCAGATGCCGGGCCGGCTGTGCGGCGAGACGGTGGACGCGGCAGGGCGGCGCGGCTTCGTCCTGACGCTGTCCACCCGCGAACAGCACATCCGGCGCGAGAAGGCGACGAGCAACATCTGCACCAATTCCGGCCTGTGCGCGCTCGCCTTCAACGTCCACATGACTCTGCTCGGTGAAAAGGGCCTGCGCGAACTGGCGGCGGAAAACCACCGCCTCGCCTGCCTCGCCGCCGACCGGCTGGCGAAGGTTCCCGGCGTCGAAGTGCTCAACAATTCGTTCTTCAACGAATTCACCCTGATGCTCGGCGGCAAGCCTGCGCGCGAAATCGTGCGCGACCTTGCCGACAGGGGCGTGCTCGGCGGCGTGTCGCTGGGCCGGCTCTATCCCGGCGTCGAGGCTCTGGAACACGCGCTGCTCGTCGCCGTGACCGAGATGACGACCGAAGAGGACATCGAAACGCTCGCGAGCGAACTCGAAACACTGGTCAAGGAGACCGACTGA